A section of the Streptomyces sp. NBC_00178 genome encodes:
- the scy gene encoding polarized growth protein Scy — protein MRGYESQQSHRADDDHLSRFEAEMDRLKTDREKAVQHAEDLGYQVEVLRAKLHEARRNLATRPAHDGADIGYQAEQMLRNAQIQADQLRTDAERELREARAQTQRILQEHAEHQARLQAELHAEAVQRRQRLDQELAERRQTVESHVNENVAWAEQLRARTESQARRLLDESRTEAEQSVAAARAEAARLADETRRRVNSEAEAARAEAEGTLLRARRDAERLLDAASTQAQEATSHAEQLRSTATAETDRTRQQTAELNRTAEQRMQEAETRLREAGLEAEKVLAEAKEAAVKRLAGAESQNEQRTRTAKSEIARLVGEATKQAETLKEEAEQALTDARAEAERVVAEAAEKARTLAAEDAAAQLAKAARSAEEVLTKASEDARSTTRAAGEEADRIRREAEAEADRLRGEAAEQADQLKGAAKDDTKEYRAKTVELQEEARRLRGEAEQLRSEAVAEGERIRGEARREAVQQLEEGARTAEELLTKAKADAEERRTSAGTEAERVRTEAAERAATLRKQAEEALERARADAEKLRAEAEEQATALTAAAETAAEALREETERGVEARRAEAADELARLHTEAESRVTAAEEALGEARTEAERIRRETSEESERLRSEAAERVRTLQEQAATEAERLRNEAAADAARSRAEGESVAVRLRGEAAAEAERLKTEAQETADRVRSEAAAAAERVGAEAAEALAAAQEEANRRHREAEETLGSARAEAEQERERAREQSEELLASARKRVEEAQAEAQRLVEEAESRASELVSAAEQTAQQVRDSVSGLQEQAEEEITGLRSAAEHSAERTRNEAQEEADRLRADAYAERERATEDANRVRQVAHEESEAAKSLAERTVSEAITESEKLRSDTSEYSQRVRTEASDALASAEQDASRARAEAREDANRIRSEAAAQADRLVAEATSESERVRTEATEEAARFVGEATDEAERLRAEAAETVGSAQEHAARTREESERLRAETETAAEQVRADAREEADRLLDEAREAAAKRRTDAAEQADQLMEKAQEEALRSATEAEEQADRMVGAARDEAVRITSAATVEGNTLVERARTDADELLVGARRDATATRERAEELRARIESEIEELHERARRETSEQMKTAGERVDKLMKAATEQREEAEAKAKELLNDANSEASKVRIAAVKRAESLLKEAETKKAELTRAAEKLHADAEAEAQQLVDDGRRELDLLVRRREDINTEISRVQDVLEALESFEAPGGTGKAAGGGAGGVKTGASAGNRSGGKSSDG, from the coding sequence GTGCGGGGCTACGAAAGCCAGCAGAGCCACCGAGCTGACGACGACCATCTCTCGCGGTTCGAAGCCGAGATGGACCGGCTGAAGACCGACCGGGAGAAGGCCGTCCAGCACGCCGAGGACCTCGGCTACCAGGTCGAGGTCTTGCGCGCCAAGCTGCACGAGGCTCGGCGCAATCTCGCGACCCGTCCCGCACACGACGGCGCGGACATCGGCTACCAGGCCGAACAGATGCTCCGCAACGCCCAGATCCAGGCCGATCAGCTGCGCACCGACGCCGAGCGCGAGCTGCGCGAGGCCAGGGCCCAGACGCAGCGGATCCTCCAGGAGCACGCGGAGCACCAGGCGCGCCTGCAGGCTGAGTTGCACGCCGAGGCGGTGCAGCGGCGCCAGCGGCTCGACCAGGAGCTCGCGGAGCGCCGGCAGACCGTCGAGTCCCACGTCAACGAGAACGTCGCCTGGGCCGAGCAGTTGAGGGCCAGGACCGAGTCGCAGGCCCGCCGTCTCCTGGACGAGTCGCGCACCGAGGCCGAGCAGTCCGTGGCGGCCGCCCGCGCGGAGGCGGCCCGGCTGGCCGACGAGACCCGCCGGCGGGTCAACTCCGAAGCGGAGGCGGCCCGTGCCGAGGCCGAGGGGACGCTGCTGCGGGCCCGCAGGGACGCCGAGCGCCTGCTCGACGCCGCGTCCACGCAGGCGCAGGAGGCCACCAGTCACGCCGAGCAGCTGCGCTCGACGGCGACGGCGGAGACGGACCGGACGCGGCAGCAGACGGCCGAGCTCAACCGCACCGCCGAGCAGCGCATGCAGGAGGCGGAGACCCGGCTGCGCGAGGCCGGGCTGGAGGCCGAGAAGGTCCTCGCCGAGGCCAAGGAGGCCGCGGTCAAGCGGCTGGCCGGCGCCGAGTCGCAGAACGAGCAGCGCACCCGTACGGCCAAGTCCGAGATCGCGCGGCTGGTCGGCGAGGCCACCAAGCAGGCCGAGACGCTCAAGGAGGAGGCCGAGCAGGCCCTCACCGACGCCCGGGCGGAGGCCGAGCGGGTCGTCGCGGAGGCCGCCGAGAAGGCCCGCACCCTGGCCGCCGAGGACGCCGCGGCCCAGCTCGCGAAGGCGGCCCGCAGCGCCGAGGAGGTCCTGACCAAGGCGTCCGAGGACGCCCGGTCGACCACCAGGGCCGCCGGCGAGGAGGCGGACCGCATCCGCCGCGAGGCGGAGGCGGAGGCGGACCGGCTGCGCGGCGAGGCCGCCGAGCAGGCCGACCAGCTCAAGGGCGCCGCCAAGGACGACACCAAGGAGTACCGGGCCAAGACGGTCGAGCTTCAGGAGGAGGCGCGCCGGCTGCGCGGCGAGGCCGAGCAGCTGCGTTCCGAGGCCGTCGCCGAGGGCGAGCGCATCCGCGGCGAGGCTCGGCGGGAGGCCGTCCAGCAGCTCGAGGAGGGCGCCAGGACCGCCGAGGAGCTGCTCACCAAGGCGAAGGCCGACGCCGAGGAGCGGCGCACCTCCGCGGGCACCGAGGCCGAGCGGGTCAGGACCGAGGCGGCCGAGCGGGCGGCCACGCTGCGCAAGCAGGCGGAGGAGGCCCTCGAGCGGGCCCGCGCCGACGCCGAGAAGCTGCGCGCCGAGGCGGAGGAGCAGGCCACCGCGCTGACCGCCGCGGCGGAGACGGCGGCCGAGGCCCTGCGCGAGGAGACCGAGCGCGGCGTCGAGGCCCGCCGGGCCGAGGCCGCCGACGAGCTGGCCCGGCTGCACACCGAGGCCGAGTCCCGGGTCACCGCCGCCGAGGAAGCCCTCGGCGAGGCGCGTACGGAGGCGGAGCGCATCCGCCGCGAGACGAGCGAGGAGTCCGAGCGGCTGCGCTCGGAGGCCGCCGAGCGGGTGCGCACGCTCCAGGAGCAGGCGGCGACGGAGGCCGAGCGGCTGCGCAACGAGGCCGCCGCCGACGCCGCGCGGTCCCGTGCCGAGGGCGAGTCCGTGGCCGTACGGCTGCGTGGCGAGGCCGCGGCGGAGGCCGAGCGGCTGAAGACCGAGGCCCAGGAGACCGCCGACCGGGTGCGCTCCGAGGCGGCAGCCGCCGCCGAGCGGGTCGGGGCCGAGGCCGCCGAGGCGCTGGCCGCCGCCCAGGAGGAGGCCAACCGGCGCCATCGCGAGGCCGAGGAGACGCTGGGTTCCGCACGCGCCGAGGCGGAGCAGGAGCGCGAGCGCGCCCGCGAGCAGAGCGAGGAACTCCTCGCCTCCGCGCGCAAGCGGGTCGAGGAGGCCCAGGCGGAGGCGCAGCGGCTGGTCGAGGAGGCCGAGAGCCGCGCTTCGGAGCTCGTCTCGGCCGCCGAGCAGACCGCGCAGCAGGTGCGGGACTCCGTCTCCGGGCTGCAGGAGCAGGCCGAGGAGGAGATCACCGGGCTCCGCTCGGCCGCCGAGCACTCGGCGGAGCGGACGAGGAACGAGGCCCAGGAGGAGGCGGACCGGCTCAGGGCCGACGCCTACGCCGAGCGCGAGCGGGCCACCGAGGACGCCAACCGGGTGCGCCAGGTCGCGCACGAGGAGTCGGAGGCCGCGAAGTCCCTGGCCGAGCGGACCGTCTCCGAGGCGATCACCGAGTCGGAGAAGCTCCGCTCGGACACCTCGGAGTACAGCCAGCGGGTCCGCACCGAGGCGTCGGACGCCCTCGCCTCGGCGGAGCAGGACGCCTCGCGCGCCCGCGCCGAGGCCCGTGAGGACGCGAACCGGATCCGGTCGGAGGCGGCGGCGCAGGCCGACCGGCTCGTGGCGGAGGCCACGAGCGAGAGCGAGCGGGTCCGCACCGAGGCCACCGAGGAGGCGGCTCGGTTCGTCGGCGAGGCGACGGACGAGGCGGAGCGGCTGCGGGCGGAGGCGGCGGAGACCGTCGGATCGGCCCAGGAGCACGCCGCCCGGACGCGGGAGGAGTCGGAGCGGCTGCGCGCCGAGACCGAGACCGCGGCCGAGCAGGTGCGCGCGGACGCCCGCGAGGAGGCGGACCGGCTGCTCGACGAGGCGCGCGAGGCCGCGGCGAAGCGGCGCACGGACGCCGCCGAGCAGGCCGACCAGCTGATGGAGAAGGCGCAGGAGGAGGCGCTGCGGTCCGCGACCGAGGCCGAGGAGCAGGCCGACAGGATGGTCGGGGCGGCCCGCGACGAGGCGGTCCGGATCACCTCGGCCGCGACGGTCGAGGGCAACACCCTGGTCGAGCGGGCTCGCACGGACGCGGACGAGCTGCTCGTCGGCGCACGCCGTGACGCCACCGCGACCCGGGAGCGCGCGGAGGAGCTCAGGGCCCGGATCGAGAGCGAGATCGAGGAACTCCACGAGCGTGCCAGGCGCGAGACGTCGGAACAGATGAAGACGGCCGGCGAGCGTGTCGACAAGCTGATGAAGGCCGCGACCGAGCAGCGCGAGGAGGCCGAGGCGAAGGCCAAGGAGCTGCTCAACGACGCGAATTCGGAGGCGAGCAAGGTCCGTATCGCCGCCGTGAAGCGCGCCGAGTCGTTGCTGAAGGAGGCCGAGACCAAGAAGGCCGAGCTGACCCGCGCGGCGGAGAAGCTGCACGCCGACGCGGAGGCCGAGGCGCAGCAGCTGGTCGACGACGGCCGGCGGGAGCTGGACCTGCTGGTCCGCAGACGGGAGGACATCAATACGGAGATCTCCCGTGTCCAGGACGTGCTGGAGGCGTTGGAGTCTTTCGAGGCTCCGGGTGGGACGGGCAAGGCCGCGGGGGGT
- the mce gene encoding methylmalonyl-CoA epimerase has protein sequence MLTRIDHIGIACFDLDRTVEFYRATYGFEVYHSEVNEEQGVREAMLRINDTSDGGASYLQLLEPTREDSAVGKWLAKNGEGVHHIAFGTADVDADAADIRGKGVRVLYDEPRTGSMGSRITFLHPKDCHGVLTELVTSAKEH, from the coding sequence ATGCTGACGCGAATCGACCACATCGGAATCGCCTGTTTCGACCTCGACAGGACGGTGGAGTTCTACCGCGCGACCTACGGCTTCGAGGTGTACCACTCCGAGGTCAACGAGGAGCAGGGCGTCCGGGAGGCCATGCTGAGGATCAATGACACCTCCGACGGCGGCGCCTCGTACCTCCAGCTGCTGGAACCGACCCGCGAGGACTCGGCCGTGGGCAAGTGGCTGGCAAAGAACGGCGAGGGCGTGCACCACATCGCCTTCGGTACGGCGGACGTCGACGCGGACGCCGCGGACATCCGCGGGAAGGGCGTCAGGGTGCTGTACGACGAGCCCAGGACGGGTTCCATGGGCTCCCGCATCACCTTCCTCCACCCCAAGGACTGCCACGGGGTGCTGACCGAACTGGTCACCTCGGCAAAGGAGCACTGA
- a CDS encoding acetyl-CoA C-acetyltransferase, translating into MSGTTGTTSVIVAGARTPMGRLLGSLKSFSGADLGGVAIKAALDRAGIGGDQVQYVIMGQVLQAGAGQIPARQAAIKAGIPMNVPALTVNKVCLSGLDAIALADQLIRAGEFDVVVAGGQESMTNAPHLLPKSREGYKYGAVELLDSMAYDGLTDAHENIPMGESTEKHNSRLGLTRAAQDEIGALSHQRAAAAQKNGLFEAEITPVEIPQRKGDPVLFSKDEGIRPETTAESLGKLRPAFAKDGTITAGTSSQISDGAAAVVVMSKARAEELGLDWIAEIGAHGNVAGPDNSLQSQPSNAIRHALKKEGIGVEDLDLIEINEAFAAVAVQSMKDLGVSSDKVNVNGGAIALGHPIGMSGARVVLHLALELKRRGGGTGAAALCGGGGQGDALIIRVPGK; encoded by the coding sequence ATGTCAGGAACGACCGGTACCACCTCAGTGATCGTCGCGGGCGCGCGTACGCCCATGGGCCGCCTCCTCGGCTCGCTGAAGAGCTTCTCCGGGGCCGACCTCGGCGGCGTCGCCATCAAGGCCGCGCTGGACCGGGCCGGGATCGGCGGCGACCAGGTCCAGTATGTGATCATGGGCCAGGTCCTCCAGGCCGGGGCGGGGCAGATCCCCGCACGCCAGGCGGCGATCAAGGCCGGAATCCCGATGAACGTCCCCGCGCTCACCGTCAACAAGGTGTGCCTGTCCGGGCTCGACGCGATCGCCCTCGCGGACCAGCTGATCCGGGCCGGCGAGTTCGACGTCGTGGTGGCCGGCGGCCAGGAGTCCATGACCAACGCCCCGCACCTGCTGCCGAAGTCCCGCGAGGGCTACAAGTACGGCGCGGTCGAGCTGCTCGACTCGATGGCCTACGACGGCCTGACCGACGCCCACGAGAACATCCCGATGGGCGAGTCCACCGAGAAGCACAACTCCCGCCTCGGCCTGACCCGCGCGGCCCAGGACGAGATCGGCGCCCTGTCGCACCAGCGGGCCGCCGCCGCCCAGAAGAACGGCCTCTTCGAGGCCGAGATCACCCCGGTCGAGATCCCGCAGCGCAAGGGCGACCCGGTCCTCTTCTCCAAGGACGAGGGCATCCGCCCGGAGACGACCGCCGAGTCGCTCGGCAAGCTGCGCCCGGCCTTCGCCAAGGACGGCACGATCACCGCGGGCACGTCCTCGCAGATCTCCGACGGCGCCGCGGCCGTCGTCGTCATGAGCAAGGCCAGGGCCGAGGAGCTGGGCCTGGACTGGATCGCCGAGATCGGCGCCCACGGCAACGTCGCGGGTCCGGACAACTCACTCCAGTCGCAGCCGTCGAACGCCATCCGGCACGCCCTGAAGAAGGAGGGCATCGGCGTCGAGGACCTCGACCTCATCGAGATCAACGAGGCCTTCGCGGCCGTCGCGGTCCAGTCGATGAAGGACCTCGGCGTCAGCTCGGACAAGGTCAACGTGAACGGCGGCGCGATCGCGCTCGGCCACCCGATCGGCATGTCCGGCGCCCGTGTGGTGCTGCACCTGGCTCTCGAGCTGAAGCGGCGCGGCGGAGGCACCGGCGCGGCGGCCCTGTGCGGCGGCGGCGGTCAGGGCGACGCGTTGATCATCCGCGTACCGGGCAAGTAG
- the meaB gene encoding methylmalonyl Co-A mutase-associated GTPase MeaB — translation MKVDVPTLVEQAREGRPRAVARLISLVEGASPHLREVMAALAPLAGRAYVVGLTGSPGVGKSTSTSALVSAYRKAGKRVAVLAVDPSSPFSGGALLGDRVRMSEHASDPGVYIRSMATRGHLGGLAWSAPQAIRVLDAAGCDVILVETVGVGQSEVEIASQADTSVVLLAPGMGDGIQAAKAGILEIGDLYVVNKADRDGADATARELNHMLGLGESRGPGDWRPPIVKTVAARGEGIDEVVEALEKHRAWMEEHGVLAERRAARAAREVETIAVTALRERIADLHGDRRLGALAERIVAGDLDPYAAADELVAGLTGGN, via the coding sequence GTGAAGGTGGACGTCCCCACCCTGGTCGAGCAGGCGCGGGAGGGCAGGCCGCGTGCGGTGGCCCGGCTCATCTCCCTGGTGGAGGGTGCCTCTCCGCATCTGCGCGAGGTGATGGCGGCCCTGGCGCCGCTCGCCGGCCGGGCGTACGTCGTCGGCCTGACCGGGTCGCCGGGGGTCGGGAAGTCCACCTCCACCTCGGCCCTGGTCTCCGCCTACCGGAAGGCGGGCAAGCGGGTCGCGGTCCTCGCCGTCGACCCGTCGTCGCCCTTCTCCGGCGGCGCGCTCCTCGGCGACCGGGTCCGGATGTCGGAGCACGCCTCCGATCCGGGCGTCTACATCCGCTCCATGGCCACCCGCGGCCATCTGGGCGGGCTGGCCTGGTCGGCCCCGCAGGCGATCCGGGTGCTGGACGCGGCCGGCTGCGACGTGATCCTGGTGGAGACGGTGGGGGTCGGCCAGTCGGAGGTGGAGATCGCCTCCCAGGCCGACACCTCCGTCGTCCTCCTCGCGCCCGGCATGGGCGACGGCATCCAGGCGGCGAAGGCCGGGATCCTGGAGATCGGCGACCTCTACGTCGTCAACAAGGCCGACCGGGACGGCGCCGATGCGACCGCCCGGGAGCTCAACCACATGCTGGGCCTCGGGGAGTCCCGGGGGCCCGGTGACTGGCGGCCGCCGATCGTGAAGACGGTCGCGGCCCGGGGCGAGGGCATTGACGAGGTCGTCGAGGCGCTGGAGAAGCACCGGGCGTGGATGGAGGAGCACGGGGTTCTCGCCGAGCGGCGCGCGGCGCGCGCGGCCCGCGAGGTCGAGACGATCGCCGTCACGGCGCTCCGCGAACGGATCGCCGATCTGCACGGCGACCGGAGGCTGGGCGCCCTCGCCGAGCGGATCGTGGCCGGCGACCTCGACCCGTACGCGGCGGCGGACGAGCTGGTCGCGGGACTCACCGGCGGGAACTGA
- a CDS encoding PepSY domain-containing protein, which translates to MKRNITVAALAAAVLVGGGLVTTAAFADSDGGTKDERRAGNAAGGTASRTVTLDNAVAAALKAAPGTVTEAGLDDEDDDGGRTVWELDVYGSDRTWHDVTVDARSGKVLSERDDDDDDDDDRDRRAPRPAAVSLDTAVKAALGDRPGTVTSVDLDDDGDDGGKAAPHWDVDVSGGDGRAHELHVDAKSGKVTADRAADDDSDSDSDD; encoded by the coding sequence ATGAAGCGCAACATCACCGTCGCCGCCCTTGCCGCCGCCGTACTCGTCGGCGGCGGGCTCGTCACGACCGCGGCGTTCGCCGACTCCGACGGCGGCACCAAGGACGAACGCAGGGCCGGGAACGCCGCCGGCGGCACGGCCTCGCGGACGGTCACCCTCGACAACGCGGTGGCCGCCGCCCTGAAGGCCGCCCCGGGCACGGTCACCGAGGCCGGACTGGACGACGAGGACGACGACGGTGGCCGCACCGTCTGGGAGCTGGACGTGTACGGCTCCGACAGGACCTGGCACGACGTGACGGTGGACGCCCGGAGCGGCAAGGTGCTGTCGGAGCGCGATGACGACGACGATGACGACGACGACCGCGACCGCCGCGCACCCCGCCCGGCGGCCGTGTCCCTCGACACGGCCGTTAAGGCGGCGCTCGGCGACCGGCCGGGCACGGTGACGTCCGTGGACCTGGACGACGACGGGGACGACGGCGGGAAGGCCGCGCCGCACTGGGACGTCGACGTCTCGGGCGGGGACGGGCGCGCCCACGAGCTCCACGTGGACGCGAAGAGCGGCAAGGTCACGGCGGACCGCGCCGCTGACGACGACAGCGACAGCGACAGCGACGACTGA